From a single Papaver somniferum cultivar HN1 unplaced genomic scaffold, ASM357369v1 unplaced-scaffold_133, whole genome shotgun sequence genomic region:
- the LOC113333606 gene encoding uncharacterized protein LOC113333606 — MALSSCYVVVYYKGDGIPLKVSLDTMIRDFKISVCDYWRNLTPRSIRFISRCDKALINCDYSLQGLIVVTCSRELSIFDLFVKEACHGVASSSSFGISTQSLSNDESCTGFTETSKIKYLTEGHEQLKPLLSEDWEDIFKGFGQVFHGGVDEVRLAVSKYCRKSGYTVAKVKNDKLRFTGKCGRNAECPWYLHCIPIDTAKSVFAIKEFNRDHKCGGAYKLKDPPVKKKLIKHIFKDQIQSNPSIKPNYMVSQVKSCYAIKATNPGSYIKFEYDKETKRFQRIFICFASCMEGYRFILPMLYCDATFLNGRFKGTVMAATGVNGNQGFFPFAYALVPREDIEGWEWFMENLQHCVDSLPITFITDRHEGLKQSIPKYFPNSYHSYCFHHLKNNLPINKSHEKYKQVQDLFHKAAYYYSVAKYESALNEMCIIGCGWVAKDLPPAALVDEIRIKIMRMNAERRELGRNYSDSLTPIYKSLLNSHVDIGRPWSVTESGNGIYEVHSPSSYIVDLMHMTCTFQRWKVFGFPCVHATAAITMSGIEMLRFVHLYFGSNHFRHKYAPAIRPIPNYDRPEAYEPEERVLTGIPRPPPGRPPKKRIRGAYEKERRPMKCSNCKKIGNHNKATCRVLMLE, encoded by the exons ATGGCCCTATCCAGTTGTTATGTTGTTGTGTACTACAAAGGGGATGGTATTCCGTTGAAAGTTTCTTTAGATACTATGATTCGTGACTTTAAAATATCTGTTTGTGATTATTGGAGAAACTTGACTCCTCGGAGCATAAGATTTATTAGTCGTTGTGATAAAGCTCTCATTAATTGTGATTATTCTCTTCAAGGTCTAATTGTTGTTACTTGTTCAAGGGAattatcaatttttgatttgtttgttAAGGAGGCTTGTCATGGTGTTGCTTCTAGCTCTTCGTTTGGTATTTCCACGCAGTCGCTCAGTAACGATGAATCATGCACTGGGTTCACTGAGACTTCAAAGATTAAATACCTGACGGAAGGTCATGAGCAATTGAAACCTCTTTTATCCGAAGATTGGGAGGATATTTTTAAAGGTTTTGGTCAAGTTTttcatggtggtgttgatgaggtTCGCTTAGCTGTCAGCAAATACTGCAGAAAGTCTGGCTATACAGTTGCAAAGGTTAAGAATGACAAACTCAGGTTCACAGGCAAGTGTGGTAGGAATGCAGAATGTCCTTGGTATCTGCATTGTATTCCAATCGATACCGCTAAAAGTGTCTTTGCTATCAAGGAATTCAATAGGGATCATAAATGTGGTGGTGCTTATAAGCTGAAGGACCCACccgtgaagaagaaattgattaagCATATATTCAAGGATCAAATACAGTCAAATCCGTCGATAAAGCCTAATTATATGGTTTCTCAGGTGAAGAGTTGTTATG CAATAAAGGCTACTAATCCTGGCAGTTATATTAAGTTTGAGTATGATAAAGAGACTAAACGTTTTCAGAGGATTTTCATATGTTTTGCTTCCTGTATGGAAGGATACCGATTCATTCTTCCTATGCTTTACTGTGATGCAACATTTCTCAATGGGAGATTCAAGGGAACAGTGATGGCTGCCACTGGTGTGAATGGAAACCAAG GATTTTttccttttgcgtatgctttagtTCCTAGAGAAGACATTGAAGGGTGGGAGTGGTTTATGGAGAACTTGCAGCATTGTGTCGACTCTCTTCCTATCACCTTTATCACTGATCGTCATGAAGGGCTGAAGCAAAGTATTCCCAAGTATTTTCCCAACTCTTATCATAGTTATTGTTTCcatcatttgaagaataacctccccatcaataaatcacatgagaagtATAAACAAGTTCAAGATTTGTTCCATAAAGCTGCATACTACTATAGTGTTGCTAAATATGAGTCTGCTTTAAATGAGATGTGTATCATAGGATGTGGTTGGGTTGCCAA GGATCTGCCTCCAGCTGCTCTTGTTGATGAGATTAGGATAAAGATTATGAGGATGAATGCAGAAAGGCGTGAGCTCGGTAGAAATTATAGTGATAGTTTGACTCCCATCTATAAATCTCTACTCAATTCACATGTCGATATAGGGCGTCCATGGAGTGTTACAGAGTCAGGTAATGGTATATATGAGGTTCACTCTCCTAGCTCTTATATTGTTGATCTGATGCATATGACGTGCACTTTCCAGAGATGGAAAGTGTTTGGTTTCCCCTGTGTTCACGCCACTGCTGCTATTACTATGAGTGGTATTGAGATGTTGAGGTTTGTTCATCTTTACTTTGGTTCGAATCATTTTCGCCATAAGTATGCTCCTGCAATTCGACCCATTCCCAATTACGACAGGCCAGAAGCATATGAACCTGAAGAGAGAGTCCTAACTGGTATTCCAAGGCCACCTCCAGGAAGGCCACCAAAAAAGCGCATTCGTGGTGCTTATGAGAAGGAGAGGAGGCCTATGAAGTGCTCAAATTGCAAGAAGATTGGGAACCACAACAAAGCTACCTGTCGTGTATTAATGTTAGAGTAG